One genomic segment of Hymenobacter psoromatis includes these proteins:
- the rnr gene encoding ribonuclease R, which produces MKNPQDPAAPRASRAKAAPATKAPKAAKTPAPPAPAGLSQDLVYRQFADNPGKVLGYRQLSRRLGITTKTQREELFAHLKELKKTGRLELLQNDEYRLANPTDLQAAASAAKGRQPARKAPAAPAPTPEPVLEEEFGQDPIVHRRRSAGFDHVGDGPERRPHRDSNTVIGTVALATPRFAFVVREDSEGDDIRIFTDQLRYALDGDLVRVRLRGVRDGRLTGDVVEVLKRQRVEVVGRLQLHGSIGFVKPDNRKSYFDVMVPPDGLADSRNGDKVLVRITEFPDHEGQGKNPVGTIVRNFGAAGENEAEINAIMAEFGLPFEFPSAVEEEAEAIPTRISKEEIAKRRDFRDVLTFTIDPADAKDFDDALSLRTLENGNYEVGVHIADVTHYVRLGTELEREGKSRATSVYLVDRVIPMLPENLSNGLCSLRPKEDKLTFSAVFELDEKGKLVDSWFGKTVIHSDRRFSYEDAQARIETGEGDLAAEVNLLNSLAKKLSAERFRKGAISFETQEVKFKLGEDGKPLGVYVKERKDAHKLIEEFMLLANKRVAEFVFGLKKTKPRFTMVYRTHDAPDPDRLENFALFAQKFGYKLNLANPKKISTELNKLSEDVVGKPEQNVIQGLAIRSMSKAIYTTEPLGHFGLAFAHYSHFTSPIRRYPDMMAHRLLEYYLEGGKNAAVEPVEEACKHSSAREKMAANAERASIKYKQVEYIGAHIGEEFTGVVSGLTERGIYVEIEANKCEGMIRISDIPGDTFELDKENYRIVGRGSKRIIQFGDELQVIVTSANLLDRTIDMELVDNRPEHVKQRERAEREAGRGGRSARNRDGNSKGSGHKGSSGGGRGGREGGKRRR; this is translated from the coding sequence ATGAAAAACCCCCAAGACCCCGCCGCCCCCCGCGCCTCCCGCGCGAAGGCAGCCCCCGCCACTAAGGCTCCTAAAGCTGCTAAAACCCCTGCCCCCCCCGCCCCGGCCGGCTTGAGCCAAGACCTGGTGTACCGCCAGTTTGCCGATAACCCCGGCAAGGTGCTGGGCTATCGACAGCTGTCGCGCCGCCTCGGCATCACCACCAAAACGCAGCGCGAGGAGCTGTTTGCTCATCTCAAAGAGTTGAAAAAAACGGGCCGCCTGGAACTGCTGCAAAACGACGAATACCGCCTGGCCAACCCCACCGACCTGCAAGCAGCCGCCAGCGCCGCTAAGGGCCGCCAACCGGCTCGCAAAGCGCCCGCTGCCCCCGCGCCTACCCCCGAGCCGGTGCTGGAAGAAGAGTTTGGCCAGGACCCCATTGTGCACCGCCGCCGCTCAGCGGGCTTCGACCACGTGGGCGATGGCCCCGAACGCCGGCCGCACCGCGACAGCAATACTGTTATCGGCACGGTGGCGTTGGCTACCCCCCGCTTTGCCTTCGTAGTGCGCGAAGACAGCGAGGGCGATGATATCCGCATCTTCACCGACCAGCTGCGCTACGCCCTCGATGGTGACTTGGTGCGGGTGCGCCTGCGCGGTGTGCGCGACGGCCGCCTTACCGGCGACGTGGTAGAGGTGCTCAAGCGCCAGCGCGTGGAGGTGGTGGGCCGCTTGCAACTGCACGGCTCCATCGGCTTTGTGAAGCCGGATAACCGCAAGTCGTACTTCGACGTGATGGTGCCGCCCGACGGGCTGGCCGATTCGCGCAACGGCGACAAGGTGCTGGTGCGCATCACCGAGTTTCCGGACCACGAAGGGCAGGGTAAGAATCCGGTGGGTACCATTGTGCGCAACTTCGGGGCGGCCGGCGAGAATGAGGCCGAGATAAACGCCATCATGGCCGAGTTTGGCCTACCCTTCGAATTTCCGAGCGCGGTGGAGGAGGAGGCCGAGGCCATCCCGACCCGTATTTCCAAGGAGGAAATTGCCAAGCGCCGCGACTTCCGCGACGTGCTTACCTTCACCATCGACCCGGCCGATGCCAAGGACTTCGACGATGCGCTGAGCCTGCGCACGCTGGAAAATGGCAACTACGAAGTGGGCGTGCACATTGCCGACGTGACGCACTACGTGCGCCTAGGTACGGAGCTGGAGCGCGAGGGCAAGAGCCGCGCTACCTCGGTATACCTGGTGGACCGCGTGATTCCGATGCTGCCCGAAAACCTCTCGAATGGCCTGTGCTCGCTACGGCCCAAGGAGGACAAGCTGACCTTCTCGGCCGTGTTTGAGCTGGATGAGAAGGGCAAGCTGGTGGACTCGTGGTTTGGCAAAACGGTCATTCATTCCGACCGCCGCTTCAGCTATGAGGACGCGCAGGCGCGCATCGAAACCGGCGAGGGCGACCTGGCCGCAGAGGTGAACCTGCTGAACAGCCTGGCCAAAAAGCTCTCGGCCGAGCGCTTCCGCAAGGGGGCCATTAGCTTCGAAACCCAGGAAGTGAAATTCAAATTGGGGGAGGATGGCAAGCCGCTGGGCGTGTACGTGAAGGAGCGCAAGGACGCGCACAAGCTCATCGAAGAGTTTATGCTGCTCGCCAACAAGCGGGTGGCCGAGTTCGTGTTTGGCCTCAAGAAGACCAAGCCGCGCTTCACGATGGTGTACCGCACCCACGACGCGCCCGACCCCGACCGCCTCGAAAACTTCGCCCTGTTTGCCCAAAAATTCGGCTACAAGCTGAACCTGGCCAACCCCAAAAAAATCAGCACCGAGCTCAATAAGCTCAGCGAGGATGTGGTGGGCAAGCCCGAGCAGAATGTGATTCAGGGCCTGGCCATCCGCTCCATGTCGAAGGCTATTTATACTACCGAGCCGCTGGGGCACTTCGGCCTGGCCTTTGCGCACTACTCGCACTTCACCTCGCCCATTCGCCGCTACCCCGACATGATGGCCCACCGCCTGCTGGAGTACTACCTCGAAGGGGGCAAGAACGCGGCCGTGGAGCCCGTGGAGGAAGCCTGCAAGCACTCCTCAGCCCGCGAGAAGATGGCGGCCAACGCCGAGCGCGCCAGCATCAAATACAAGCAGGTCGAGTACATCGGCGCGCACATCGGCGAGGAGTTTACCGGCGTTGTGTCGGGCCTTACCGAGCGCGGTATTTACGTCGAGATTGAGGCGAATAAGTGCGAGGGCATGATTCGCATCTCCGACATTCCGGGCGACACGTTTGAGCTGGACAAGGAGAACTACCGCATCGTGGGCCGCGGCTCGAAGCGCATTATCCAGTTCGGCGACGAGCTGCAAGTCATCGTGACTTCGGCCAACCTGCTCGACCGCACCATCGACATGGAGCTGGTGGATAATCGCCCCGAGCACGTGAAGCAGCGCGAGCGCGCCGAGCGCGAAGCCGGCCGCGGTGGCCGCAGCGCTCGCAACCGCGACGGCAACAGCAAAGGCAGCGGCCACAAGGGTAGCAGTGGCGGCGGCCGGGGGGGTAGGGAAGGCGGCAAGCGCCGCCGGTAG
- the recF gene encoding DNA replication/repair protein RecF (All proteins in this family for which functions are known are DNA-binding proteins that assist the filamentation of RecA onto DNA for the initiation of recombination or recombinational repair.), producing MTLDQLHLLFFKNYEEASLTFSSGINCFVGDNGSGKTNLLDAIHYLALTKSAFASADAQAVKQGADFFVVKGKFTPAPLAKPETIQVSLRAGQKKIITHDKQPYLRLADHIGRYPAVLISPYDTDLIREGSEERRRYFDSLQSQLDHEFLELLIQYNGLLRQRNFTLKQGDGSRGFDALYLQTLDDQLAPLGEQLSQLRAEFLTQFIPVFQRHYAQLADGHEAVVLDYKSQLPGQNFRHLLLANERRDRALQRSTTGPHRDDFVFLMDGLPVKSYGSQGQQKSFAIALKLAQFELLAGRPQPVGEPPAKPLLLLDDIFDRLDDKRIARLLQLVANHTFGQVFLTDTNLARTDQALAGVGSDIRRFRVQAGSVTTL from the coding sequence AGGCGACAATGGCAGCGGCAAAACCAATTTGCTCGATGCTATTCATTACCTGGCACTTACCAAGAGTGCTTTCGCCAGCGCCGACGCCCAAGCAGTCAAGCAGGGGGCTGACTTCTTCGTGGTGAAAGGCAAATTCACGCCAGCCCCGCTGGCCAAGCCTGAAACCATCCAAGTAAGCCTACGGGCGGGTCAGAAGAAGATTATTACCCACGATAAGCAGCCATACCTCCGGCTGGCCGACCACATTGGTCGCTATCCCGCCGTCCTCATCTCGCCCTATGATACCGACCTTATTCGGGAGGGAAGTGAAGAGCGCCGCCGCTATTTCGACAGCCTGCAATCGCAGCTCGACCACGAGTTCCTGGAGTTACTCATCCAGTATAATGGGTTACTGCGCCAGCGTAACTTCACTCTCAAGCAGGGCGACGGTAGTCGCGGTTTCGACGCCTTATACCTGCAAACTCTCGACGACCAACTCGCACCGTTGGGCGAGCAATTATCGCAGCTCCGCGCCGAATTTCTAACGCAGTTCATCCCCGTCTTTCAGCGGCACTATGCCCAATTGGCTGATGGCCACGAGGCCGTAGTGCTGGACTACAAAAGCCAGCTGCCCGGTCAGAACTTCCGACACCTGCTGCTCGCCAATGAGCGGCGCGACCGGGCCTTGCAGCGCAGCACCACGGGGCCGCACCGCGATGATTTCGTTTTCCTGATGGATGGCTTACCGGTCAAAAGCTATGGCTCGCAAGGCCAGCAAAAATCCTTCGCCATCGCGCTCAAGCTCGCGCAGTTTGAGTTGCTTGCCGGCAGGCCGCAGCCTGTCGGCGAGCCACCCGCCAAGCCCCTACTCCTACTTGATGACATTTTTGACCGGCTCGACGACAAGCGGATTGCTCGCCTGTTGCAGCTGGTCGCCAACCACACTTTCGGCCAGGTTTTCCTGACCGACACCAATTTGGCGCGTACTGACCAAGCCCTGGCCGGGGTGGGCAGCGACATTCGGCGCTTCCGCGTACAGGCTGGCTCGGTGACTACGCTTTAG
- a CDS encoding DUF721 domain-containing protein, with translation MKKSSLSPTARRADIIPLKEGLEALVRAYRLGGKLNEVMVVASWERVMGKAVALKTKEVYVSKGKLFVRLTSAPLKHELVMAKTRVLEMLNTEVGSQVVTEVVFL, from the coding sequence GTGAAAAAATCTAGCCTCTCCCCCACCGCGCGCCGGGCCGACATCATTCCGTTGAAGGAGGGCCTGGAAGCGCTGGTACGGGCCTACCGCCTCGGCGGCAAGCTGAATGAGGTGATGGTAGTAGCTAGCTGGGAGCGCGTAATGGGCAAAGCCGTCGCCCTCAAAACCAAGGAGGTTTACGTGAGTAAGGGTAAACTATTCGTGCGCCTCACCTCGGCCCCGCTCAAGCACGAGCTGGTGATGGCCAAGACCCGCGTACTGGAAATGCTGAACACCGAAGTCGGCAGCCAAGTCGTGACTGAGGTAGTTTTCCTGTAA
- a CDS encoding ABC transporter ATP-binding protein, whose protein sequence is MPLLTVENLTVDFRSRRTDTRAVAGVSFAVGRGEVVAIVGESGSGKSVTSLALLGLLQKPAAYIASGTARFESEKLGEVDLLQLSETELQQVRGNDISMIFQEPMTSLNPVLTCGYQVVEALRLHTTLSKKEAEARTIELFTEAQLPRPAAIFKDYPHEISGGQKQRVMIAMAMACRPALLIADEPTTALDVTVQARILDLIRDLRRDYGTAVLFITHDLGVVAEIADRILVMYQGRMVEQGSVLDIFTNPQHPYTKGLLACRPRLSIGKSRLPVVADFMQVNAAGELVARVAGGGAESLRADAAQLRSNSDTAKAFPVEQKTGLVGEPTPLLQVEDLRVYFPIRKGFFTRTTEFVRAVDDVSFTIYPGETVGLVGESGCGKTTLGRALLRLTEPTSGRILFEGVDLARLPAGELRHRRREFQLVFQDPFAALNPMLTVGEAILEPLRVHGVGGPRAEQRARVRELLRTVGLSDDAEQRYPHEFSGGQRQRICIARALALRPKLIVCDESVSALDVSVQAQVLNLLNDLKRELGITYLFITHDLSVARFMSDRLLVMSQGKIVESGPAAEVYAHPQDPYTQQLLAAIPSDDPAHIRARVG, encoded by the coding sequence ATGCCCTTACTCACCGTCGAAAACCTGACAGTTGACTTCCGCTCACGGCGCACGGATACCCGCGCCGTGGCGGGCGTGTCATTCGCGGTGGGTAGGGGCGAGGTGGTGGCGATTGTGGGCGAGTCGGGCTCGGGCAAGTCGGTGACGTCGCTGGCGCTACTGGGGCTGCTGCAAAAGCCGGCGGCGTACATTGCCAGCGGCACGGCGCGGTTTGAGTCGGAAAAACTGGGCGAAGTGGACTTGCTGCAACTCTCCGAAACGGAGCTGCAGCAGGTGCGGGGCAACGACATCAGCATGATTTTTCAGGAGCCCATGACCTCCCTGAACCCCGTGCTGACCTGCGGCTACCAGGTGGTGGAGGCCCTGCGGCTGCACACCACGCTCAGCAAAAAGGAGGCCGAGGCCCGCACCATCGAGCTGTTTACGGAGGCGCAGCTGCCGCGGCCGGCCGCCATTTTCAAAGACTACCCCCACGAAATCAGCGGGGGCCAGAAGCAGCGGGTGATGATTGCGATGGCGATGGCCTGCCGCCCCGCCCTGCTCATCGCCGACGAGCCCACTACGGCCCTCGACGTGACGGTGCAGGCCCGCATCCTGGACCTCATCCGCGACCTGCGGCGCGACTACGGTACGGCCGTGCTCTTCATCACTCACGACCTGGGTGTGGTGGCCGAAATCGCCGACCGCATCCTAGTCATGTACCAGGGTAGGATGGTGGAGCAAGGCTCCGTGCTTGACATTTTTACCAACCCGCAGCACCCCTACACCAAGGGCCTGCTGGCCTGCCGGCCGCGGTTGTCAATCGGCAAAAGCCGCCTGCCGGTGGTGGCTGATTTCATGCAGGTAAATGCCGCCGGGGAACTGGTGGCGCGGGTGGCTGGCGGAGGGGCAGAGTCGCTGCGAGCCGATGCTGCCCAGTTACGAAGCAATTCTGACACTGCCAAAGCGTTCCCCGTGGAACAAAAAACGGGTTTGGTAGGGGAGCCTACCCCCCTGCTCCAGGTCGAAGACCTGCGGGTATACTTCCCCATTCGCAAAGGATTTTTTACGCGCACTACCGAGTTTGTGCGGGCCGTAGACGACGTAAGCTTTACCATTTATCCCGGCGAGACGGTGGGTCTGGTGGGTGAGTCGGGCTGCGGCAAGACGACGCTGGGCCGGGCCCTACTGCGCCTTACGGAACCAACGTCCGGGCGCATTTTGTTTGAAGGCGTTGACCTAGCTCGGCTGCCGGCCGGCGAATTGCGCCACCGGCGGCGCGAGTTTCAACTGGTATTTCAGGACCCGTTCGCGGCCTTAAACCCGATGCTGACGGTGGGCGAGGCCATCCTGGAGCCGCTGCGGGTGCATGGGGTAGGCGGGCCGCGCGCCGAGCAAAGGGCCAGGGTGCGCGAGCTGCTGCGTACCGTGGGCCTGAGCGACGACGCGGAGCAGCGCTACCCCCATGAGTTCAGTGGCGGGCAGCGCCAGCGCATTTGCATTGCGCGGGCGCTGGCGCTGCGGCCCAAACTTATTGTGTGCGACGAGTCGGTGTCGGCGCTCGACGTGAGCGTGCAGGCGCAGGTGCTCAACCTGCTCAATGACCTGAAGCGGGAGTTGGGCATTACCTATCTTTTTATCACCCACGACTTATCAGTAGCGCGGTTTATGAGCGACCGGCTGCTGGTGATGAGCCAAGGCAAAATCGTGGAGAGCGGCCCGGCGGCTGAGGTCTACGCCCACCCGCAGGACCCGTACACGCAGCAGTTGCTGGCCGCCATTCCGAGCGACGACCCGGCCCACATCCGGGCGCGGGTAGGATAG
- a CDS encoding glycerophosphodiester phosphodiesterase family protein: protein MSAFAFSLPTPLPRPEVHGHRGCRGLYPENTIPAFLHALQLGVDVLELDVVISLDQQVVVSHEPWLAAHLGTGPAGELIDPQQEQKFNLYQLPYPLIRRCLVGQEPHPEFPRQQPVPSYRPLLREVLQATEAACRQAGRAAVGYSVELKSTPAGDAIYHPQPTRFVELVLAELDAAGVLARTTLLSFDQRILQATRRLLPTQPLCLLSEEPTLGASLFGQLGFVPETFGPDFQLLSTRLVQQLAAHYPTLRIVPWTVNTVPDIQQAITWRVAGITTDYPDVLLSLLV, encoded by the coding sequence ATGTCTGCTTTTGCTTTTTCGCTCCCTACCCCCCTCCCACGGCCCGAAGTGCATGGCCACCGTGGTTGCCGGGGGCTGTACCCCGAAAACACCATCCCCGCCTTCCTGCATGCACTTCAGCTCGGAGTTGATGTGTTGGAGTTGGATGTAGTCATTTCGCTAGACCAGCAGGTAGTGGTTTCGCACGAGCCCTGGCTAGCCGCCCACTTAGGTACCGGCCCCGCCGGCGAGCTTATCGACCCCCAGCAGGAACAGAAGTTCAACCTTTACCAGCTGCCCTACCCCCTCATTCGCCGCTGCCTGGTAGGGCAGGAGCCTCACCCGGAATTTCCCCGGCAGCAGCCGGTGCCTAGCTATCGACCACTTCTTCGGGAGGTTTTGCAAGCCACCGAAGCGGCGTGCCGGCAGGCTGGCCGCGCAGCCGTGGGCTACTCCGTAGAGTTGAAAAGCACGCCTGCTGGCGATGCGATTTACCACCCGCAGCCTACTCGCTTTGTAGAGTTAGTGCTGGCCGAATTGGATGCCGCGGGCGTGCTCGCTCGCACCACACTACTAAGCTTCGACCAGCGCATCCTGCAAGCGACTCGCCGGCTATTACCCACCCAGCCCTTGTGCCTGCTGAGCGAGGAGCCGACGCTGGGGGCTTCTTTGTTCGGGCAGCTTGGCTTTGTACCCGAAACGTTTGGTCCAGACTTTCAGCTTTTATCTACCCGCTTGGTACAACAACTGGCCGCCCATTACCCCACCTTGCGCATCGTGCCCTGGACGGTCAATACCGTGCCCGACATCCAGCAAGCCATTACCTGGCGGGTAGCCGGTATAACCACCGACTATCCTGATGTGCTACTGTCATTGTTAGTGTAA
- a CDS encoding transcriptional regulator gives MLHQGEILQEAIKNSGISITRIVEELGITRPTIYRKFKDDTLDANFVKKIGQIIGHNFSSDFTTAEQSSLPFVTLTPRLSVTPRVTPLQAPDSDPVKQLLALQTKYIALLEAYNELLLKVYGPK, from the coding sequence ATGCTCCACCAAGGTGAAATACTGCAAGAAGCCATAAAAAACAGCGGTATCTCCATTACGCGCATAGTAGAGGAACTGGGCATTACACGTCCGACTATCTACCGTAAATTCAAGGACGATACACTAGATGCCAATTTTGTAAAAAAAATCGGTCAAATTATCGGACATAATTTTTCTTCAGACTTTACAACTGCTGAACAATCATCTTTACCATTTGTAACATTAACGCCTCGGCTAAGTGTTACACCACGTGTAACACCTCTGCAAGCCCCCGATTCTGACCCAGTTAAGCAGCTTCTAGCTTTGCAAACTAAGTACATTGCCCTCCTAGAGGCGTACAACGAGCTTTTGCTGAAGGTGTATGGTCCGAAGTAA
- a CDS encoding DUF2939 domain-containing protein codes for MKRLFLFVLVLALAAGGYYYYKSLQKGPEYALVQAAAATQTHDLATFERYVDVDALTGHLVDDVASQGGVLSALVPGGGLMLRSSLGLLKPQLARAARAEVQRLVATGSLEEAQAAAPKHLVNISLLGLAGRVVGPDSKFEGIKYSTDKGQEALVGLEFSQPHYDTTMVVEVKLLKQPDGHWQAKQITNAGELVRGVARLEKQRALK; via the coding sequence ATGAAACGACTCTTCCTATTCGTGCTTGTGCTGGCGTTGGCAGCGGGCGGCTATTACTACTACAAGTCTTTGCAAAAAGGACCGGAGTATGCCCTGGTGCAGGCAGCTGCGGCTACCCAAACGCACGACCTGGCCACCTTTGAGCGCTACGTGGATGTTGATGCGCTAACGGGCCACTTAGTGGATGACGTAGCCAGCCAGGGCGGCGTGTTGTCGGCGCTGGTGCCGGGCGGCGGCCTGATGCTGCGCAGCAGCCTGGGGCTGCTAAAGCCGCAGCTGGCCCGCGCAGCCCGTGCCGAGGTGCAGCGCCTCGTGGCTACCGGCTCATTGGAAGAAGCCCAGGCCGCCGCACCCAAGCACCTGGTGAACATCTCATTGCTGGGATTAGCCGGCCGGGTAGTGGGGCCAGACAGCAAATTTGAGGGTATAAAATACTCGACCGACAAGGGCCAGGAAGCGCTGGTAGGGCTGGAATTTTCGCAGCCACACTACGACACCACCATGGTAGTAGAAGTTAAGCTGCTCAAGCAGCCCGATGGCCACTGGCAGGCCAAGCAGATTACCAATGCCGGAGAACTGGTGCGGGGCGTGGCCCGACTGGAAAAGCAACGAGCGCTGAAGTAG
- a CDS encoding rhomboid family intramembrane serine protease — MHLNPVLILIGLTVLISVYAWSNAELLRAWILQPYVMARSGGQWYRFLTSGFLHADWAHLLFNMFAFYSFSPVVLNTLAERYGSTAGVGLFLLLYLGGIIVSDLPTYFRHRDDPDYRSLGASGGVASVLFASILLFPVNANGGGIIIFPIPVPIQPFLFGFLYLGYSYYMGRRRGDNINHDAHFYGALYGVLLIAALVPGVVPEFFRQVSNYRF; from the coding sequence ATGCACCTCAATCCCGTTCTCATTCTCATCGGCCTCACGGTCCTCATCTCGGTCTATGCCTGGTCCAATGCTGAGCTGCTGCGCGCCTGGATACTTCAACCCTACGTGATGGCCCGCTCTGGCGGGCAGTGGTACCGCTTCCTCACCTCCGGCTTCCTGCACGCCGATTGGGCGCACCTGCTCTTTAATATGTTCGCCTTCTATTCCTTCAGCCCGGTGGTGCTTAATACCCTGGCTGAGCGTTACGGCTCGACAGCGGGGGTAGGGCTCTTTCTACTGCTCTACCTGGGCGGCATCATCGTCTCAGACCTGCCTACTTACTTTCGGCACCGCGACGACCCCGACTACCGCAGCCTGGGCGCGTCGGGGGGGGTAGCGTCGGTACTGTTTGCCAGCATCCTGCTCTTTCCAGTCAATGCCAATGGTGGGGGTATTATCATCTTCCCGATTCCGGTGCCTATTCAGCCCTTCTTGTTCGGTTTCCTTTACCTGGGCTACTCCTACTACATGGGCCGCCGCCGGGGCGACAATATCAACCACGATGCACACTTCTACGGCGCGCTCTACGGGGTGCTCCTTATTGCCGCCCTAGTGCCGGGCGTGGTGCCCGAATTCTTTCGGCAAGTAAGTAACTATCGGTTTTAA
- a CDS encoding polyprenyl synthetase family protein, with the protein MQSDLSALLQQALAELDYGQQPATLYDPIRYLIGLGGKRLRPLLTLLGGQLFTDDVRPLVKPALALEIFHNFTLVHDDLMDQAPLRRGQPTVHARWNPSTAILSGDVMLVRAYELLVENVPLPLLPQVLRRFSQTAAEVCEGQQWDMNFEVEISVTIPQYLDMIRLKTAVLLGFALELGAVLAGAAVTDAEHLRQFGTDIGLAFQLRDDLLDVYGDAATFGKRVGGDIISDKKTYLLLTAQAQANAAQRAALARHIGQPVPDEEAKVQAVRAVYDELEIRPQTEALINDYFQAALLHLERLSVPAARKEPLRQLALQLLERES; encoded by the coding sequence GTGCAATCCGACCTCTCCGCCCTCCTCCAGCAAGCCCTAGCTGAGCTTGATTACGGCCAGCAGCCCGCTACCCTCTACGACCCCATTCGCTACCTCATAGGCCTTGGCGGCAAACGCCTGCGGCCCTTGCTGACGCTGCTCGGCGGCCAGCTTTTCACCGACGACGTGCGGCCTCTTGTGAAGCCCGCCCTGGCGCTGGAAATCTTCCACAACTTTACCCTGGTCCACGATGACCTGATGGACCAAGCCCCGCTGCGGCGCGGCCAGCCCACAGTGCACGCGCGCTGGAACCCGAGCACGGCCATTCTCAGCGGCGACGTAATGCTGGTGCGAGCCTACGAATTACTGGTCGAAAACGTACCCCTACCCTTGTTGCCGCAGGTGTTGCGCCGCTTCTCCCAAACCGCCGCCGAAGTGTGCGAGGGCCAGCAGTGGGATATGAATTTTGAGGTTGAAATCAGCGTCACCATCCCGCAATACCTGGACATGATTCGGCTGAAAACGGCCGTGCTGCTGGGCTTCGCCCTGGAGCTGGGTGCGGTGCTGGCCGGCGCTGCGGTTACCGATGCGGAGCACCTGCGTCAGTTTGGCACCGACATCGGCCTGGCTTTCCAGTTGCGCGACGACCTGTTGGACGTGTACGGCGACGCGGCGACCTTCGGCAAGCGGGTGGGTGGCGACATTATTTCGGACAAGAAAACCTACCTGCTCCTCACTGCTCAGGCGCAGGCCAATGCCGCCCAGCGCGCCGCCCTGGCTCGCCACATCGGCCAGCCCGTGCCCGACGAGGAAGCGAAGGTGCAAGCCGTGCGCGCGGTGTATGATGAACTGGAAATTCGCCCCCAGACCGAGGCGCTCATCAACGACTACTTCCAGGCCGCCCTGCTGCATCTGGAGCGCTTGAGCGTGCCCGCCGCTCGCAAAGAGCCCCTGCGGCAGCTGGCCTTACAGCTGCTGGAGCGCGAATCATAA
- a CDS encoding PLD nuclease N-terminal domain-containing protein, with protein sequence MNTTLFTTAFMRFFTTLTRRLSPVALLPLLLLFVSSCSRYNNSGSLSIAGIVYLVLAIYAVVSLLKQDWSLTKKLIWGAIIWFFPIGGSIIYLLFSGRSS encoded by the coding sequence TTGAACACCACACTCTTCACCACCGCCTTTATGCGATTCTTCACCACTCTCACCCGCCGCCTTTCACCGGTCGCTCTGCTTCCACTGCTGTTGCTGTTCGTCAGCAGCTGTAGCCGTTATAACAACAGCGGCTCGCTCAGCATTGCGGGAATTGTTTACCTCGTCCTGGCCATTTACGCCGTGGTTAGCTTACTGAAGCAGGATTGGTCGCTGACAAAGAAGCTTATTTGGGGCGCTATCATCTGGTTCTTCCCCATCGGCGGCTCTATCATCTACCTCCTTTTCTCAGGTCGCAGCAGCTAG
- a CDS encoding lipoprotein signal peptidase has product MSPRPPARRGSVLPFFLLALLVIILDQLSKYLVHKHMQLGQMGEILLIGHWLKLDYTTNPGMAFGVELLPPPYGKLLLTGFRLLAVGGLSYYITYLWRHRAAAGFIACMTLILGGAVGNVVDSVFYGIIYHNAPFGSPTPWFFGQVIDMIYVDIYEGFLPASWPLIGGKYVSLWPIFNLADSSIFIGVALILLLQGRFFKQTEQNTTLVAPAPPASDTAQ; this is encoded by the coding sequence TTGTCGCCACGCCCGCCGGCGCGGCGCGGCAGCGTACTGCCCTTTTTTCTGCTTGCTCTGCTAGTTATTATCCTCGACCAGCTTTCCAAATACTTGGTGCATAAGCATATGCAGCTGGGTCAGATGGGCGAGATTCTGCTGATTGGGCACTGGCTTAAGCTCGACTATACGACCAACCCCGGCATGGCTTTCGGCGTGGAGCTGCTGCCGCCGCCCTACGGTAAGCTGTTGCTGACGGGCTTCCGGCTGCTAGCTGTGGGCGGGCTGAGTTATTACATCACGTATTTATGGCGGCACCGGGCGGCGGCGGGCTTCATTGCCTGCATGACGCTCATCCTGGGCGGGGCCGTGGGCAACGTGGTAGACTCGGTTTTTTACGGTATCATTTATCACAATGCGCCCTTTGGCTCGCCTACCCCCTGGTTTTTCGGGCAAGTCATCGACATGATTTACGTGGACATTTACGAGGGCTTCCTACCCGCCTCCTGGCCGCTCATCGGTGGGAAGTACGTCTCGCTCTGGCCTATTTTTAACCTCGCCGACTCGTCCATCTTTATCGGCGTGGCGCTGATTCTGCTGTTGCAAGGGCGGTTTTTCAAGCAGACGGAGCAGAATACCACGTTGGTTGCTCCGGCTCCGCCAGCTTCGGATACTGCCCAGTAA